The following are encoded together in the Geobacter sulfurreducens PCA genome:
- the pdxA gene encoding 4-hydroxythreonine-4-phosphate dehydrogenase PdxA has translation MQMKKPRIVITMGDPTGVGPEIIAKALADPAVRECCRHLVVGDEFAMSRGIALTGTGFRIETSESVPFEEPADGVITLRKVTSLSAEDLCYGQPTIASGDAVFRSICHAADLCLKGEADGMATAPINKGALNRAGHRYPGHTELLAELTGADRVVMMLAGARLRVALVTIHEALVRVPALVTFEQVLETIRITHRDVHRYFTRNPRIAVLALNPHCGEGGMFGDEESRIIAPAVQAARQEGIDATGPLSADTLFHFAVHGAYDAVVCMYHDQGLIPLKLLHFDDGVNVTLGLPIIRTSVDHGTAYDLAGTGKASAESMKAAIMMAAAMAGSRREESGAP, from the coding sequence ATGCAGATGAAAAAACCTCGCATTGTTATCACGATGGGTGATCCGACCGGCGTCGGCCCCGAGATCATAGCGAAAGCCCTGGCCGATCCGGCGGTGAGAGAGTGCTGTCGACACCTTGTGGTCGGCGACGAGTTCGCCATGAGCCGGGGAATTGCTCTGACCGGAACCGGTTTCAGAATAGAGACGTCAGAGAGCGTTCCCTTTGAGGAACCTGCCGACGGAGTCATTACGCTGCGCAAGGTTACGTCCCTCTCCGCCGAAGACCTTTGCTATGGTCAACCGACGATCGCCAGCGGTGATGCAGTCTTTCGCTCCATCTGTCATGCAGCAGACCTCTGTCTCAAGGGTGAGGCTGACGGTATGGCAACGGCACCGATCAACAAAGGGGCTCTCAACCGGGCGGGACACCGGTATCCCGGCCACACGGAGCTTCTTGCCGAGCTTACCGGAGCAGATCGCGTCGTCATGATGCTGGCAGGGGCACGGCTGCGGGTAGCGCTGGTAACCATTCATGAGGCCCTGGTGCGGGTCCCCGCACTGGTGACATTCGAACAAGTCCTTGAAACCATTCGTATCACGCACCGGGACGTGCACCGCTACTTTACACGCAATCCCCGCATCGCGGTGCTTGCCCTCAACCCCCACTGCGGCGAGGGCGGTATGTTCGGGGACGAAGAGTCTCGGATCATTGCTCCAGCTGTCCAGGCGGCACGGCAGGAAGGTATTGACGCGACAGGCCCTCTATCCGCAGATACCCTCTTTCACTTTGCCGTGCACGGAGCCTATGATGCGGTTGTCTGCATGTACCACGACCAGGGGCTCATTCCCCTGAAGCTCCTCCATTTTGACGATGGTGTGAACGTTACCCTGGGACTCCCCATTATTCGGACCTCAGTGGACCACGGTACCGCCTACGACCTGGCGGGCACAGGGAAGGCTTCTGCCGAGAGTATGAAGGCCGCCATCATGATGGCCGCGGCAATGGCCGGGAGCAGGCGAGAGGAGAGCGGAGCGCCGTGA
- the atpA gene encoding F0F1 ATP synthase subunit alpha: MEIRAEEISEIIRKQIKEYGKEVEVAETGTIISVGDGIARIHGLDKAMAGELLEFPGGVSGMVLNLEEDNVGAAILGEDNENIKEGTTVKRTGRIVEVPVGEALIGRVVNAIGQPIDGKGPINTTTFGKVEVKAPGIVKRKSVHQPMQTGLKAIDSMVPIGRGQRELIIGDRQTGKTAVAIDTIINQKGGDLICIYVAIGQKRSTVAQVVSKLQEYGAMDYTIVVSASASEPAPLQFIAPYTGVTMGEYFRDNGKHALIIYDDLSKQAVAYRQLSLLLRRPPGREAYPGDVFYLHSRLLERAAKLSDDCGAGSLTALPIIETQAGDVSAYIPTNVISITDGQIYLESDLFYSGVRPAINVGLSVSRVGGSAQVKAMKQVAGTLRLNLAQYREMAAFAQFGSDLDKATQMQLARGERLVEILKQPQYRPIPNEKQVLVIFAANNGFVDEYPVSSLRRYESELYSFFDSRKADILAELRDKKAIDDDLKAKMIAALEELKKEFTA, from the coding sequence ATGGAAATCAGAGCCGAAGAAATCAGCGAAATTATCCGTAAGCAGATCAAGGAGTACGGCAAGGAGGTAGAGGTTGCCGAGACCGGCACCATCATCTCCGTCGGTGACGGTATCGCCCGTATCCACGGCCTGGACAAGGCCATGGCCGGCGAGCTCCTGGAGTTCCCCGGCGGGGTCTCCGGCATGGTTCTCAACCTCGAAGAGGACAACGTCGGTGCGGCGATCCTCGGTGAAGACAACGAGAACATCAAGGAAGGGACCACCGTCAAGCGGACCGGCAGGATCGTGGAGGTTCCGGTAGGCGAAGCCCTCATCGGTCGCGTGGTCAACGCCATCGGCCAGCCCATCGACGGTAAGGGGCCGATCAATACCACCACCTTCGGCAAGGTCGAAGTCAAGGCCCCCGGTATCGTCAAGCGGAAGTCGGTCCATCAGCCGATGCAGACCGGCCTCAAGGCCATCGACTCCATGGTGCCGATCGGCCGCGGTCAGCGGGAGCTCATCATCGGCGACCGCCAGACCGGTAAGACCGCTGTTGCCATCGACACCATCATCAATCAGAAGGGCGGCGACCTGATCTGCATTTACGTCGCCATCGGCCAAAAGCGTTCCACTGTTGCCCAGGTGGTGAGCAAGCTGCAGGAATACGGCGCGATGGATTACACCATCGTCGTATCCGCTTCCGCTTCCGAGCCGGCACCGCTCCAGTTCATCGCTCCCTATACCGGCGTCACCATGGGCGAGTACTTCCGGGACAACGGCAAGCATGCTCTCATCATTTACGATGACCTGTCCAAGCAGGCCGTTGCCTACCGTCAGCTCTCCCTGCTCCTCCGTCGTCCGCCGGGACGTGAAGCCTATCCGGGTGACGTCTTCTACCTGCACAGCCGTCTCCTCGAGCGTGCCGCCAAGCTCTCCGACGACTGCGGAGCCGGATCGCTTACGGCGCTCCCGATCATCGAGACCCAGGCCGGTGACGTTTCCGCCTACATTCCGACCAACGTTATTTCTATTACCGACGGCCAGATTTATCTGGAGAGCGACCTGTTCTACTCAGGTGTGCGTCCGGCCATCAACGTCGGTCTCTCGGTTTCCCGGGTCGGTGGCTCTGCCCAGGTAAAAGCCATGAAGCAGGTTGCCGGTACGCTCCGTCTGAACCTCGCCCAGTATCGCGAGATGGCTGCGTTCGCCCAGTTCGGTTCCGACCTGGACAAGGCGACCCAGATGCAGCTTGCCCGTGGCGAGCGTCTGGTCGAGATCCTCAAGCAGCCCCAGTATCGGCCGATCCCGAACGAGAAGCAGGTTCTCGTCATCTTCGCCGCCAACAACGGCTTTGTTGACGAGTATCCCGTCTCCTCCCTGCGTCGCTATGAAAGTGAGCTCTACTCCTTCTTCGACAGCAGAAAGGCCGATATCCTCGCCGAACTGCGTGACAAGAAGGCCATTGACGACGATCTGAAGGCAAAGATGATCGCCGCTCTGGAAGAGCTGAAGAAGGAATTTACTGCGTAA
- the atpG gene encoding ATP synthase F1 subunit gamma produces the protein MASLKSIKKRIVSVKNTRQITKAMKMVSAAKLRRAQENVVAARPYAKKLGEVLQRLAKSQDESGSPLMQQRLSQKALLIVVTSDRGLCGGFNANICKAAERFIKEKKAEFAEISVTTVGRKGYEFLKNRQKIHKNYGNVLANLSYPAAALLAQEMIEGYIAEEYDEVYILFNAFKSVMSQDITLEKLLPIAPEAASTEEYAPEYIYEPSKGELLAELLPKHIEVQVFKALLESVASEHGARMTAMDSASKNATEMIGKLTLQYNRARQAAITTELMEIISGAESIKG, from the coding sequence ATGGCAAGCCTTAAAAGCATAAAAAAGCGTATTGTCTCGGTCAAAAATACCAGACAGATAACCAAGGCCATGAAAATGGTCTCGGCCGCCAAACTGCGCCGCGCTCAGGAAAACGTGGTTGCCGCCCGTCCCTATGCGAAGAAGCTGGGGGAAGTGCTCCAGCGACTGGCAAAGAGCCAGGACGAGAGCGGGAGTCCGCTGATGCAGCAGCGTCTCAGCCAGAAGGCTCTCTTGATCGTGGTCACCTCTGACCGGGGCCTGTGCGGTGGCTTTAACGCCAATATCTGCAAAGCGGCGGAACGCTTCATCAAGGAAAAAAAGGCCGAGTTCGCCGAAATTTCCGTCACGACCGTCGGCCGCAAAGGGTACGAGTTCCTGAAGAACCGTCAGAAAATCCATAAAAACTATGGAAACGTTCTGGCGAATCTCAGCTACCCGGCAGCTGCTCTGCTGGCCCAGGAAATGATAGAAGGGTACATCGCCGAAGAATACGATGAGGTTTACATACTCTTCAACGCATTCAAGAGCGTCATGTCCCAGGATATCACCTTGGAGAAGCTTTTGCCGATCGCACCCGAGGCCGCCTCTACAGAGGAGTATGCTCCCGAGTACATCTACGAGCCTTCGAAGGGTGAACTCCTGGCGGAACTTCTTCCCAAGCACATCGAAGTGCAGGTGTTCAAGGCACTGCTCGAGTCGGTTGCGTCCGAGCACGGCGCCCGTATGACCGCCATGGACAGCGCGTCCAAAAACGCGACCGAGATGATCGGCAAGCTGACGCTCCAGTACAACAGGGCACGTCAGGCCGCCATCACGACCGAGCTCATGGAGATTATCTCCGGTGCCGAGTCGATCAAGGGCTAA
- a CDS encoding F0F1 ATP synthase subunit epsilon, whose protein sequence is MAEKLKVDLVTPYKKILSEEVDEITATGALGEFSVLPGHAPFLTSLKIGELTYKKSGQIVHLALNWGYFEVEDDKVTVLVETAERADEIDLERAKAALGRAEAALKKLSPEDKDYRVMEAALERALIRMQVAGKAARK, encoded by the coding sequence ATGGCTGAAAAACTGAAAGTCGATCTGGTTACCCCTTATAAGAAGATCCTGTCGGAAGAAGTCGATGAGATCACGGCAACAGGTGCGCTGGGTGAATTCAGCGTTCTGCCGGGGCATGCCCCCTTTCTTACCTCACTGAAGATTGGGGAGCTTACCTATAAGAAAAGTGGGCAAATCGTCCATCTTGCACTCAACTGGGGGTATTTCGAGGTTGAGGACGACAAGGTTACGGTACTGGTTGAGACCGCCGAGCGTGCCGACGAGATAGACCTCGAGCGCGCCAAGGCTGCCCTGGGGCGCGCTGAAGCTGCACTCAAGAAGCTTTCTCCCGAAGACAAGGATTACCGCGTTATGGAAGCGGCACTGGAGCGTGCCCTTATCCGGATGCAGGTTGCCGGAAAAGCTGCGAGAAAATAA
- a CDS encoding HyaD/HybD family hydrogenase maturation endopeptidase — translation MSILVLGIGNLIMSDDGAGVRAVELIRELHPLPAGVTLLDGGTLGLDLLPRFDGVDRLLVVDAIDTGAPAGTLVRLEGEDIPTALRTKVSPHQMGLQDLLAVADLQGNLPGEMVLWGIQYCSVEPGTDLSAPVSRALPLLVDQVLAELAAWGIHPV, via the coding sequence CTGAGCATCCTGGTTCTCGGCATAGGAAACCTCATCATGTCCGATGACGGCGCCGGCGTGCGGGCGGTGGAACTGATCCGGGAACTCCATCCCTTGCCTGCCGGGGTGACGCTCCTGGACGGCGGCACCCTTGGCCTCGACCTGCTTCCCCGGTTCGATGGAGTCGACCGGCTGCTGGTAGTGGATGCCATCGACACGGGCGCGCCGGCGGGCACCCTGGTGCGGCTCGAGGGAGAGGATATTCCGACAGCGCTCCGCACCAAGGTTTCCCCCCACCAGATGGGACTCCAGGATCTTCTTGCCGTGGCCGATCTCCAGGGAAACCTTCCTGGGGAGATGGTCCTTTGGGGAATCCAGTACTGTTCCGTGGAACCCGGGACTGACCTGTCGGCGCCGGTATCGCGGGCGCTCCCCCTGCTGGTGGACCAGGTGCTGGCCGAACTGGCGGCATGGGGCATCCATCCCGTTTGA
- a CDS encoding pyridoxal phosphate-dependent aminotransferase, producing the protein MRNELVTPGAGELTYEIRNIVNVAEKLQKHGVKINWENIGDPIVKKEEIPRWMKEIVAAAVMENDTWGYCHTRGVLETREFLCGLTNNRGGAQITPDDIIFFNGLGDAISTVYGNLRHESRILMPSPTYTTHSIGEAAHAQAAPVCYRLKPEDNWFPDVEDLENHVKYNPQISGILLINPDNPTGMVYPREILEQIVAIARRYDLFIIADEVYNNITYNGQTTVPISDVIGEVPAIAMKGISKEIPWPGSRCGWIEVYNGNRDEQFHKFLNSILTAKMNEVCSTTLPQKCIPAIMKHPEYQTYLRERIACYERMSTITYDCLKQVPGLMVNRTNGAFYMSVAFRDGLLTDRQSLPIESVEVRELVEKLVNAPGVSPDKRFVYYILASTGICIVPLSSFNTPLQGFRVTLLEKDENECMRIYRTLAERIKEYLNS; encoded by the coding sequence GTGAGAAATGAACTGGTTACGCCAGGAGCCGGCGAACTGACCTATGAAATCCGCAACATCGTGAATGTGGCGGAAAAGCTCCAGAAGCACGGCGTCAAGATCAACTGGGAGAATATCGGCGATCCGATCGTGAAGAAGGAGGAAATCCCCCGCTGGATGAAGGAAATCGTGGCAGCCGCCGTGATGGAGAACGATACCTGGGGCTACTGCCATACCCGTGGGGTACTGGAAACCCGGGAGTTTCTCTGCGGGCTGACCAACAACCGCGGCGGGGCCCAGATCACCCCCGACGACATCATCTTCTTCAACGGACTTGGCGATGCCATCTCCACGGTTTATGGCAATCTTCGCCACGAAAGCCGTATTCTGATGCCATCCCCCACCTATACCACCCACTCCATCGGGGAAGCCGCCCACGCCCAGGCAGCGCCGGTCTGCTACAGGCTGAAGCCCGAAGACAACTGGTTCCCCGACGTGGAAGATCTGGAGAACCATGTAAAATATAATCCGCAGATCTCCGGCATCCTTCTCATTAATCCGGACAATCCCACCGGCATGGTCTACCCCAGGGAGATCCTCGAACAGATCGTAGCCATCGCCCGCAGGTACGATCTCTTCATCATTGCCGACGAGGTCTACAACAACATCACGTACAACGGCCAGACCACCGTGCCCATCTCCGACGTGATCGGCGAGGTGCCGGCCATTGCCATGAAGGGAATTTCAAAGGAAATCCCCTGGCCCGGCTCGCGCTGCGGCTGGATCGAGGTCTATAACGGCAACCGCGACGAGCAGTTCCACAAGTTCCTGAACTCCATCCTCACCGCCAAGATGAACGAAGTCTGCTCCACCACCCTGCCGCAGAAGTGCATCCCGGCCATCATGAAGCATCCCGAGTACCAGACGTACCTTCGGGAGCGAATCGCATGCTACGAGCGGATGAGCACCATCACCTACGACTGCCTCAAGCAGGTTCCGGGTCTCATGGTTAACCGGACCAACGGTGCCTTCTACATGTCGGTCGCGTTCCGGGACGGACTCCTCACCGACCGGCAGTCGCTGCCCATCGAGAGCGTGGAGGTCCGTGAACTGGTGGAGAAGCTCGTGAACGCCCCCGGGGTTTCGCCGGACAAACGTTTCGTCTATTATATCCTGGCAAGCACTGGCATCTGCATCGTACCTCTTTCTTCCTTCAACACCCCGCTTCAGGGCTTCCGGGTTACGCTGCTTGAAAAGGATGAGAACGAGTGCATGCGCATTTACCGTACCCTGGCGGAGAGGATCAAGGAGTACTTGAACTCCTGA
- the cybH gene encoding Ni/Fe-hydrogenase, b-type cytochrome subunit — translation MARNRNCLYEEYVWEVPVRVTHWVNMLAIVVLSVTGIYIGSPKTLGLSASDYVMGWVRVIHFTAGYTFAVSVASRMWWAFAGNRHAGWCEFVPFLYPEGRRNMWRMFTYYTFLSRKVPHPIGHNALAGATYLLVFLLYLTMIFTGLALYAEHRPGGAMHVLLSPLYWLFSNQGMRLTHHMVMWLLIAFAIHHVYSAWLMDVKERGGVMSSIFGGYKPVKRRE, via the coding sequence ATGGCACGGAACCGGAATTGTCTCTACGAGGAGTACGTCTGGGAGGTCCCGGTGCGGGTGACCCACTGGGTCAACATGCTCGCCATCGTCGTGCTGTCGGTGACCGGCATTTACATCGGATCGCCCAAGACCCTGGGACTCTCCGCCTCTGACTATGTCATGGGCTGGGTCCGCGTCATCCACTTCACGGCGGGCTACACCTTTGCCGTAAGCGTCGCGAGCCGGATGTGGTGGGCCTTTGCCGGCAATCGTCACGCGGGATGGTGTGAATTCGTCCCGTTCCTCTACCCGGAGGGTCGCCGGAACATGTGGCGGATGTTCACCTACTACACCTTCCTCTCCCGGAAGGTCCCGCACCCCATCGGCCACAATGCCCTGGCGGGCGCCACCTACCTTCTGGTCTTCCTGCTCTACCTGACCATGATCTTCACCGGGCTCGCCCTCTATGCCGAGCACCGCCCCGGCGGCGCCATGCACGTGCTCCTTTCGCCCCTCTACTGGCTGTTCAGTAACCAGGGGATGCGCCTGACCCACCATATGGTCATGTGGCTTCTCATCGCCTTTGCTATCCACCATGTGTACAGCGCGTGGCTCATGGACGTGAAGGAACGCGGCGGCGTCATGTCGAGCATTTTCGGCGGCTACAAGCCGGTGAAGCGGAGGGAGTAA
- the atpD gene encoding F0F1 ATP synthase subunit beta: protein MSQNFGKISQVIGAVIDVEFEPGKLPPIYNALRVTNPAIDDKEYNLVLEVAQHLGENAVRTIAMDSTDGLVRGQAVLDTGKQISVPVGRKTLGRILNVIGEPVDEMGPVNAEKEYGIHREAPAFVDQSTKVEAFTTGIKVVDLLAPYARGGKIGLFGGAGVGKTVLIMELINNIAKQHGGFSVFAGVGERTREGNDLWMEMKESGVLDKAALVYGQMNEPPGARARVALSALSIAEYFRDEEGQNVLLFVDNIFRFTQAGSEVSALLGRIPSAVGYQPTLATEMGELQERITSTTKGSITSVQAIYVPADDLTDPAPATAFAHLDATTVLSRQIAELGIYPAVDPLDSTSRILDPQVIGEEHYSIARQVQYVLQKYKDLQDIIAILGMDELSEEDKLVVARARKIQRFLSQPFHVAEAFTGSPGKYVELKDTIKGFQEIVAGKHDDVPEQAFYMVGTIEEALEKAKKLAA, encoded by the coding sequence ATGAGTCAGAACTTCGGTAAAATTTCGCAGGTCATCGGCGCGGTTATTGACGTCGAGTTTGAGCCGGGCAAACTGCCTCCCATCTACAACGCCCTCCGGGTGACCAACCCGGCCATTGACGATAAGGAATACAACTTGGTGCTCGAAGTGGCCCAGCACCTGGGTGAAAACGCGGTCCGGACCATCGCCATGGATTCCACCGACGGTCTTGTCCGGGGCCAGGCAGTGCTCGATACCGGTAAGCAGATTTCCGTGCCGGTGGGCCGCAAGACCCTGGGTCGAATCCTCAACGTCATCGGCGAGCCGGTGGACGAGATGGGTCCGGTCAACGCCGAGAAAGAGTACGGAATCCACCGCGAAGCTCCCGCCTTCGTGGACCAGTCCACCAAGGTTGAAGCCTTCACCACCGGGATCAAGGTCGTCGACCTTCTCGCTCCCTACGCTCGGGGCGGCAAGATTGGCCTCTTCGGCGGCGCCGGCGTCGGCAAGACCGTTCTCATCATGGAGCTCATCAACAACATCGCCAAGCAGCACGGTGGCTTCTCCGTGTTTGCCGGCGTCGGTGAGCGGACCCGCGAAGGAAACGATCTCTGGATGGAGATGAAGGAGTCCGGGGTTCTCGACAAGGCCGCCCTCGTCTACGGCCAGATGAACGAGCCGCCGGGAGCACGTGCCCGGGTTGCCCTCTCCGCCCTTTCCATCGCCGAGTACTTCCGTGACGAAGAAGGTCAGAACGTGCTTCTCTTCGTTGACAATATCTTCCGCTTCACCCAGGCGGGTTCCGAAGTTTCCGCGCTCCTCGGCCGGATTCCCTCCGCCGTTGGTTACCAGCCCACACTGGCCACAGAGATGGGAGAGCTTCAGGAGCGAATCACCTCCACCACCAAGGGCTCCATTACCTCGGTTCAGGCGATCTACGTTCCGGCCGACGACCTTACCGACCCGGCTCCGGCAACCGCCTTCGCCCACCTGGACGCAACGACCGTTCTTTCCCGTCAGATTGCCGAGCTCGGTATCTACCCGGCCGTTGACCCGCTGGACTCCACGTCGCGGATTCTCGATCCCCAGGTAATCGGCGAGGAGCACTACTCCATTGCCCGGCAGGTCCAGTACGTGCTCCAGAAGTACAAGGATCTCCAGGACATCATCGCTATTCTCGGTATGGACGAACTCTCCGAGGAGGACAAGCTGGTCGTTGCCCGGGCCCGGAAGATCCAGCGTTTCCTCTCCCAGCCGTTCCACGTTGCCGAAGCCTTCACCGGCAGCCCCGGCAAGTACGTTGAGCTGAAGGACACCATCAAGGGCTTCCAGGAGATCGTCGCCGGCAAGCATGACGATGTCCCCGAGCAGGCCTTCTACATGGTCGGAACCATTGAAGAGGCCCTCGAAAAGGCCAAGAAGCTCGCTGCCTAA
- a CDS encoding VOC family protein has translation MIEAMKNVVVFVRDLEAAKRFYSEQLKLPLAQAGMTMMEFFSGGTTLGVAQALTPDALVFVGRHTGITFRVKDIDSFCKELVQAGVRFDQPLEQSPWGKMAVVSDPDGNLFALVDR, from the coding sequence ATGATCGAAGCAATGAAAAACGTGGTGGTTTTCGTCCGCGATTTAGAGGCGGCAAAGCGGTTCTACAGTGAACAGCTCAAACTTCCCCTTGCCCAGGCCGGCATGACCATGATGGAGTTCTTCTCCGGCGGCACCACGCTTGGGGTGGCTCAGGCCCTCACCCCCGACGCACTGGTCTTCGTGGGGCGGCATACCGGCATCACGTTCCGGGTGAAGGACATCGACAGCTTCTGCAAGGAATTGGTCCAGGCCGGCGTCCGTTTCGATCAACCCCTTGAGCAGAGCCCTTGGGGCAAGATGGCGGTGGTCAGCGATCCGGACGGCAACCTCTTCGCCCTGGTGGACCGGTAA
- a CDS encoding transglycosylase domain-containing protein, with protein sequence MKKLLYLAIGAVVAYGIYIAISLMFLPSVAELKNRRTTMTIQVKDWHGEYHPFTVGPKNRYWTPSGSIPPEMKWAVILAEDANFYKHEGIDVKAIKNAIKYDLEKKSFARGASTITQQVAKNLFLSREKTISRKIKEIVLAKRMEEELTKGRIIELYLNVVELGPMVYGIGHGARYYFGKPASALTPRECAFLAAMLPGPRVAYNPYKNLGKVLKRSDMILRLLRGKGVLSDDEYRQALAQTPNIAGLQRKVDASIEKEETTFENRTGATVPLEPQSTTAPDEQAPEEVPAASSQPAANGEPAAGDGGEQQSPPPAR encoded by the coding sequence ATGAAGAAACTGCTGTATCTGGCCATAGGTGCCGTGGTTGCGTATGGGATCTATATCGCCATATCGCTCATGTTTCTCCCGTCGGTTGCAGAACTGAAGAACCGTCGCACCACCATGACCATTCAGGTCAAGGATTGGCACGGAGAGTACCATCCCTTCACGGTAGGGCCCAAGAACCGATACTGGACACCGTCAGGCAGCATCCCCCCGGAGATGAAGTGGGCGGTTATCCTGGCTGAGGACGCCAATTTCTACAAGCACGAAGGAATCGACGTCAAGGCGATCAAGAACGCCATCAAGTACGATCTCGAAAAAAAGAGCTTTGCCCGCGGTGCATCGACCATCACGCAGCAGGTCGCCAAGAACCTGTTCCTCTCCCGTGAGAAAACCATCTCGCGAAAGATCAAGGAAATTGTCCTTGCCAAAAGGATGGAAGAGGAACTGACCAAGGGGAGGATAATCGAGCTTTACCTGAACGTCGTGGAGTTAGGTCCCATGGTCTACGGCATAGGCCACGGTGCGCGATACTACTTCGGCAAACCTGCTTCTGCGCTTACTCCACGCGAGTGTGCCTTCCTGGCCGCCATGCTGCCGGGGCCGCGGGTGGCCTACAACCCGTACAAGAACCTTGGCAAGGTCCTGAAACGCTCGGACATGATCCTGCGCCTGCTGCGCGGCAAGGGAGTGCTGTCGGACGACGAATACCGGCAGGCCCTTGCCCAGACGCCGAACATTGCCGGACTCCAGCGGAAGGTGGATGCGAGCATTGAGAAGGAGGAAACGACCTTCGAGAACAGGACGGGCGCAACCGTGCCGCTTGAGCCCCAGTCAACGACAGCGCCCGACGAGCAGGCGCCCGAAGAGGTGCCGGCGGCGTCGTCACAACCAGCTGCGAACGGCGAACCGGCCGCAGGAGATGGTGGCGAACAGCAGAGCCCGCCGCCTGCTCGCTGA